One Succinispira mobilis DSM 6222 genomic window carries:
- a CDS encoding MlaD family protein, translating to MKFTDEAKVGLFTLIGLGLLVVVISFLGIFSFTSNGYNLNVEFEQIKGLKPDNVVRYAGVDIGQVQDISFKEGKVNVRLQINKKYQIPQGSIFTIGSDGLLGEKFVDVIPSKTKNPDYLVADSKVKGVSAKGIDEFLESSSNVLGKMESMADSINNIIGDKQVQDSLKQTINNTARITANLDKLTLTMNDILNTNQGQINEMISQLNSMAHSLNNSAAQVEKIAVGAEAQGATGENIARLFSNIASTSERIDNMAKKLEQVVTDEKTSKTIKGTLENAHQASERANKILGNISKINAKASADFSYAGKAENSYRTDLNVKVTNGGQDFLLVGISDVGEGNDLNLQLGKSFQALNLRMGSMQGAAGVGLDYRLSNRLTLFTELYDTKEHYLRIGGEYKLANNLYLLGQSMDVKGNDKNTYIGLRQYF from the coding sequence ATGAAGTTTACAGATGAAGCAAAAGTAGGGTTGTTCACGCTGATTGGGCTAGGCTTATTGGTAGTAGTAATTAGTTTTTTGGGAATATTTTCTTTTACTAGCAATGGCTATAATTTAAATGTCGAGTTTGAGCAGATTAAAGGCTTGAAACCAGATAATGTAGTGCGTTATGCGGGTGTTGATATTGGGCAGGTGCAAGATATTTCTTTTAAAGAAGGCAAAGTAAATGTACGCTTGCAGATTAATAAAAAATATCAAATTCCTCAAGGCTCTATTTTTACTATTGGCTCCGATGGTTTGCTCGGGGAAAAATTTGTCGACGTAATTCCGAGTAAAACTAAGAATCCTGACTATCTGGTTGCGGATAGTAAAGTTAAAGGTGTAAGTGCCAAAGGGATTGATGAATTTTTGGAGTCCTCGTCGAATGTATTAGGGAAGATGGAAAGCATGGCGGATTCGATAAATAATATTATTGGTGATAAGCAAGTGCAAGATTCATTGAAACAAACGATAAATAATACAGCTAGGATAACCGCTAATCTAGATAAATTAACTTTAACGATGAATGACATTTTAAATACTAATCAAGGACAAATTAATGAGATGATTAGTCAGCTAAATAGCATGGCCCATAGCTTAAATAACAGTGCGGCTCAGGTAGAAAAAATTGCGGTAGGGGCTGAAGCTCAGGGAGCTACGGGAGAGAACATTGCCCGTTTATTTAGCAATATTGCGAGTACGAGTGAAAGAATAGATAATATGGCTAAAAAGCTTGAACAGGTAGTAACAGATGAAAAGACCAGCAAGACTATTAAAGGGACCTTGGAAAATGCACATCAAGCTAGTGAGCGAGCTAATAAAATACTCGGGAATATTAGTAAGATTAATGCTAAAGCCAGTGCCGACTTTAGTTATGCAGGTAAAGCTGAGAACTCTTATCGCACGGATTTGAATGTCAAAGTAACCAATGGTGGACAAGATTTTTTATTGGTAGGAATTAGTGATGTGGGTGAAGGTAATGATTTGAATTTACAGCTAGGGAAAAGTTTTCAAGCCCTTAATCTAAGGATGGGCTCGATGCAAGGTGCTGCTGGTGTTGGCTTGGATTATCGCTTAAGTAATAGATTAACTTTGTTTACGGAATTGTATGACACCAAAGAACATTATCTGCGTATTGGGGGGGAATATAAATTAGCTAATAATTTGTATTTACTGGGCCAAAGTATGGACGTAAAAGGTAATGATAAAAATACTTATATTGGCTTAAGACAATATTTTTAA